Proteins encoded together in one Impatiens glandulifera chromosome 1, dImpGla2.1, whole genome shotgun sequence window:
- the LOC124924342 gene encoding aspartic proteinase CDR1-like — translation MVSIIVPWLLCLHLLVVFVASIGNKAADGMSLRMFTNYGYSYKVKIAIGTFKLPNDPKPKYMMYNLKVDLSSDLLWLECEGCTRCFKPPILNVIPFPFSNSSSGSHNVDDGPTYSINYDDGTYSIGYPARETFSFNSSSSKSFLFKKQTFTINNILFGCGIQNKMRPKMIIRAIDGSPSVSLSLSGVMGLGWGPLSFVEQTNSVSKGRFSYCLPTILSQYTEVKTYLRFGNDIPLNKGNIINSTPLKRIEKDLGYHLEMVGISLNNHRLNISNDLFLVKNKGGGGGCIINFKVPVSHIIQPAYEKLKYAVIQYFSKIPGIFRVNKLTLPFPFEQDQLCYSSNNFLTPFDKIKFPTITFHFSGKQANLVLSEETAFSSFRIGPMIDMYFCLALVPDPSTTIIGLYQQLNHRFVYDRNHNELLFYPENCLKNS, via the coding sequence ATGGTGAGCATAATTGTTCCTTGGTTGCTCTGTCTCCATTTATTGGTGGTTTTTGTTGCAAGTATTGGGAATAAAGCAGCAGATGGGATGAGTCTTCGTATGTTCACCAACTATGGTTATTCATATAAAGTGAAGATTGCAATTGGCACTTTCAAATTACCTAATGatcctaaacctaaatacatgaTGTACAATTTGAAGGTGGACCTCAGTAGTGACCTTCTTTGGTTGGAATGTGAAGGTTGCACAAGGTGTTTTAAGCCCCCTATATTGAATGTGATTCCTTTTCCATTCAGTAATTCTAGCTCGGGAAGTCATAATGTTGACGATGGACCGACCTATTCAATTAACTATGACGATGGTACATATAGTATAGGCTATCCAGCAAGAGAAACTTTTAGTTTCAATTCCAGTTCTTCTAAatcttttttgtttaaaaaacaaacatttaCCATAAACAACATCTTGTTTGGCTGTGGTATTCAAAATAAGATGCGCCCAAAGATGATTATTCGTGCAATTGACGGTTCACCATCTGTATCTTTATCTCTATCTGGAGTCATGGGTCTTGGTTGGGGTCCTCTATCTTTTGTGGAACAGACTAATTCTGTCAGTAAAGGAAGATTTTCTTATTGCCTTCCAACCATTTTAAGTCAATATACCGAGGTCAAAACTTATTTGAGATTTGGAAATGATATACCATTAAATAAAGGAAATATAATCAACTCAACGCCATTAAAAAGAATCGAAAAAGATCTAGGGTATCATTTGGAAATGGTTGGGATCAGCCTTAACAATCATCGGCTAAATATTAGCAATGACTTGTTTCTAGTAAAGAATaaaggtggtggtggtggatgCATTATAAATTTTAAGGTACCAGTATCGCATATTATTCAGCCTGCCtatgaaaaattgaaatatGCTGTTATTCAATATTTCTCCAAAATCCCAGGAATATTTAGAGTGAACAAATTGACATTACCATTTCCATTTGAACAAGATCAATTGTGTTACAGTAGTAATAATTTCCTTACACCATTTGACAAAATCAAATTTCCAACCATTACATTCCATTTCAGTGGGAAACAAGCCAACTTGGTCCTAAGCGAGGAGACTGCCTTTAGTTCCTTTCGAATTGGACCTATGATCGATATGTATTTTTGTTTGGCTCTGGTCCCCGATCCTAGTACTACTATCATTGGCCTGTATCAACAACTCAATCATCGATTTGTGTATGATAGGAATCATAATGAACTACTTTTCTATCCTGAGAATTGCTTAAAGAATTCTTAA
- the LOC124924351 gene encoding uncharacterized protein LOC124924351 encodes MPRSYYDFILNESLDVLILEHNEPSTYNQAMMGPDSIKWLEAMRSEMDSMVENQFSGSKVTFLVLYVDDILLIGNENPMLKSVTEWLEKRFSMKDLGNAEFKMQDSKRGFLSIQHGIYHSKTQCPKTPIELDKMTKITYASAIGSIIFKSQLGYVFILNGGVISCKRSKKDIVADSTIEVEYIAASEVTKEAVWIRKFLNELSVVHNILKPIDIYCDNNGAITQTKEPNPLRNHMPRPKHESHTRAKGLKHIGE; translated from the exons ATGCCAAGAAGTTActatgattttatcttaaatGAAAGTCTTGATGTTCTTATACTAGAACATAATGAGCCTTCTACCTATAATCAAGCGATGATGGGTCCAGACTCCATAAAATGGCTTGAGGCCATGAGGTCTGAAATGGATTCGATGGTTGAAAATCAA TTCAGTGGGAGTAAAGTAACATTTTTagtcttgtatgtggatgacatactacttattgggaaTGAAAATCCGATGCTAAAGTCTGTCACAGAATGGTTGGAGAAACGcttctcaatgaaagacttaggaaatGCCGA ATTCAAGATGCAAGATTCTAAAAGGGGATTTTTATCCATTCAACATGGCATATATCATAGCAAGACACAATGTCCTAAAACACCTATTGAGCTTGATAAAATGACCAAAATCACATATGCTTCTGCTATTGGATCTATCAT CTTTAAGTCTCAATTGGGTTATGTCTTCATCCTTAATGGAGGAGTTATTAGCTGTAAGAGATCCAAGAAGGATATAGTAGCAGATTCTACAATAGAGGTTGAGTACATTGCTGCTAGTGAAGTAACGAAGGAGGCCGTTTGGATAAGGAAGTTCCTAAATGAACTAAGCGTTGTTCATAACATTTTAAAGCCTATTGACATCTATTGTGACAATAATGGTGCCATAACCCAGACAAAGGAACCAA ATCCATTGAGAAATCATATGCCTAGGCCCAAACATGAAAGTCACACTAGGGCTAAGGGTCTCAAGCACATTGGAGAGTGA